Below is a window of Leptospira sp. WS58.C1 DNA.
CGCTGCGGAAAAAAAGACCTACCATGCGGATGCGTTCAGCGTATTTTTCACGGGATTTATCACTGCAATCGGCGGCGGGACACTAAGAGATATTACTTTAGGAAATTATCCTGTTTCTTGGGTTTCCGATTCGAATGTTCTTTGGGCGATATTTGCAGGTTTTGCGATCACGTTCGTATTTCCTAAATTTTTGATCCGGATGAAAACCGGGATTTTCTTTTTCGATACTGTCGGGATCGGGATCTACACGGTGATCGGAACTAGGATCTCTTTACTCAGCGGAGTAAATCCTTTTGCCGCTGCCATCTTGGGAATGATATCCGCAGTGTTCGGAGGAGTAATCCGAGACACTCTTATTAACGAAGTTCCCATGATCTTCCGAAAAGAAATTTATGCGACTGCATGTTTGGCAGGAGCAATCTTATATATCGTATTAGATAGATATGAAGTGAACGGAAGTTTAAACACTACAGTTTCCGCCTTACTTGTGATATTGATCCGAATGATTGCGGTTCGATTTAATCTCTCTCTCCCTAAATTCCGTTTGCCGGATTAGTCTAACATCTTAAAGTCCAACCTGGTTTTTCAAAGGAGGATCTAGGATGTATAGAAAAGGGTCTAATCAAGGACTACTTTGGATATTTGCAGTTATTCTTTTGCTGATCGTTTTTATAAAACCGAAAGACAACGGAGCCGCTTATACTTCTTATTTTAAGGACCTAAACACAGAGCTCAAAGAAAATGGACCCGGAAAACCGATCGTATTACTCGATTTGGATCGTTTGGATTCCAATCTAAAACTTCTGAAAGAAAAAATCAAACCCCCTCTATCTTACAGAATCGTCGTAAAATCTCTCCCTTCTATAGATCTACTTAAGTATATCGTCAATGCCACAGGTTCCAAACGACTGATGGTTTTCCATTCCGGCGATATCATCATGTTATTAAATGATCCTGAATTCCAAAAATTTGATATTCTTTTGGGAAAACCGATGCCGATCGCCGCTTTGGCGGAAATATATTCCAAAACGAAAAAAGAACATTTTCAAAATGTACAATGGCTGGTGGATACTTCCTATCGAGTGGAACAATATTTAGATTTTGCAAAGAAGAAGGATCTAAATTTAAAACTTAGTTTAGAGATCGATATAGGTTTGCATAGAGGGGGATTTGCGAAACCGGAAGATTCTTTTGCAGCGTTAGAGCTCCTCCAAAAAAATCCTAAGAACGTAGAGCTTTCCGGTTATATGGGTTATGAACCTCATGTAGCTTCCGTTCCGGTCATCTTCGAAAATAAGACCTCGGCTATGGAAAAGTCCCTTAAAAATTCCTTAGAGATATATTCCGATTTTATAAAATTAGGAAAAGAAAAGTTCCCGGCTTTGTACCGAAAAGAATTGGTATTTAATGGGGGAGGGAGTAAAACCTACCGCTTTTACCAAAAAAATCCTGGAGTAGTCAACGATGTATCCTTAGGTTCCGCTTTGGTAAAACCTACCGATTTCGATGTGGAAAGTTTAGAAGAACATAGCCCTGCCGTGTATATAGCAACTCCGGTTCTGAAAAAGTTAGAAGGAACCAAAATCCCTTTCTTAGAATCTTTGTCTTTTCTATTCCCGATCTGGAATCCGAACCAAGAAGTGACCTACTTCATTTATGGAGGAGCCTTCTCCGCTAAAAAAGAATCTCCTAAAGGACTCGAGGATAATTCCTTATTCGGTTCAAGCACCAACCAAAGTATTTTAACCGGATCCCGGGCGACTTCTTTAGACCCCGACGATCATGTATTTTTTAGGCCTACTCAAAGTGAAAAGGTAATGGCGGAAATGGGAGAGATCCATTTGTTACGTTCCGGTAAATTGATCGGTACTTGGAAAACTTTTATCAATTGAGATAAAAGAACTCTTAGAGTAACGCTAGGAAGAACTCCCTATTTTATGAAAAATCAAACCTTATCACATTCTAGAATGGCAGGTTATGCTTCCGCAGAAGTAGGTATTACCGCGGTGGAAACTATGGCCCAGATCTATCTTCTGGATTTTTATGTTTCCACCGTAGGATTAAAACCTTCTCTTTTCGGTTTGGCAATGCTTATCACAATTTTATGGGATGCGATCAGTGATCCTATTATGGGATATATCTCCGATCGAACCGGTTTTGTAAACGGAAGACGACGTCCTTATATTCTAGTAGGAGGATTTTTACTCGGATTAGGCGCTACCTTTCTTTTCACTCCTCCTGAGTTAGAAACTCAAGGTCTTAAGTTTTTGTATTTGGTAATCGTTTACTTTTTTACGAATACATTCATGACCATGATCGCAGTCCCTCATATCAGTTTAGGGGGAGAGATGAGTTTTACCCCCGGAGAAAGGAATCAGATCTTCGGTTGGAGATTGTTTTTTGCGAATCTAGGCCTTTTATCCGGATTGCTACTTCCTGCAATTTGGGTCGCTTACGGAAAGAATGGATTTAGTTCCAGAAGTTATTCTTCTGCGACTATCTGGGTCTTATTATGTTTTGTATCTTATTTATCTTATTTTTTCACCAAAGGGAGAGATTTTCCGTACCAAAGAACCGTTACTCATAAAATTTCCATCGCCGAAAATATTCGATCTTTCTTCCGATCGGCGGTCTTTATATTAAAAAATCGATATTTTTTACCTCTTCTTTTGGCGTTTATCGTGGCGACGGCTGCCAGGACTTTAAATTCTTCCTTGGGACTTTTGTATTATAAGGAAAGATTGCTGCTCGAGGACTCTCAGGTGGTGATACGTATCCTTCTTCCTTTTGTATTTTTTCTTACGATCTCAATTCCTCTTTGGGTATACTTAGCAAAAAAATTCGGTAAAAAAAGACCTGCGTTCTGGGGGAGTTTTTTTCTAGGCATTTTGACAATCGTCTTATACCCTATCTTGCCTCAGGGATCTTATGAGGCTCCTTTGATTGCTGCGTTTTTTGGCGGGTTATTTGCAGGGTCCATTCTTCTTTTCGATTCTTTGGTGGCGGATGTAGTCGATTATGACGAACTTCTAACGGGAGAAAAAAGAGAGGGGGCCTATTTCGGATTTTGGAAGATGGCGACGAAGGTCATCAGAGCCCTAGGGTTTGCATTTTTAGGATTTCTCTTGGAAGCGATTGGATACCAAGCAGGAGCGCAAACACAGAACGCCGAATTAGGTTGGAGAATTACGGTCCTATTCGGGCCTGTGGTGGGAGGTCTGTTCGTTTTGGCATCTTTGATCTTTACTAAAATGGGTCTGACTAGCGAAGTACATGCAAAGATCCAGGAACTTTTATCAAGAAAAAAGAATATTCAAAAAAGAAGAAGTTCCGGCGTTCCGGCCGGATAGCTGTCAGTATCTGTATTTCTTCTTAATTTCTTTTAGAGCGTCTTGGATATGTTTTTGTCTCACCTGAGGTCTTAGGTTCTTGCGGATAGGAAGATAACTTTCCGTAGTTGCAAGACTTTTATGACCTAAAAACTCTCTGATATCCTCTAAACTTTTCCCTTCCGCCAATTGGTGGATGGCCCTGCTATGCCTGAGAGTGAATAAGGTAACTTGATTTTTGATCCCGGCGGACTTTGCCAGATCGCCTACTAAACGTTCTACGTTCCTGGAAGTCAAATGTGTACCTTGGTATTTTCCAGGGAATAAATAAGAACTTTTTTCTGTCCCAACTTCCTTTTCGAATTTTTTCAAGATCTTTTGTAATTCTCCGTCCATTACAACCGTTCTGTTTTGAGTAGGGATAGGAGAATCTACTTTGATCGTCTTTTTAGAAAGATCGAATTGCCCCCATTTTAAACGAATAATCTCTCCCACTCGTAAGCCTCCAAAATAGGCTAATGCGCAGAGAAGATGTGATCTAGGAGACTCCGATGCCGTTTCTAAAAGAAGCGTGATCTCTTTTTGGTTTAGGACCTTGGGAGTTTTATACTCTCTCGCAGGTCTTCTGAAATCTTCGAATACGTTCATATCCAGAACTTCTTCAAAAAACATTTTTAAAGAACTGATATTGATCTGAATAGTGGAAGAGGAAACCTTCTTCTTCCTTAAATATTCTATGTACTTTTCGATATCCTTTGTGACTACTTTTTCAGCGGGTTTATCCGCAAACAAAAGAAAGTCTAAATTATATCTTAGGTAAGTGTATTCGGTTGCCTTCTTATAATTTCTTTGCCGAATTACCTTTACTAGTTTCTCGAAGGAAGATTTATTCTTCTTCGGGACCTCCGTTTCTATCATCTCGGACCTCTAGTGCTAACTGTATCATTTTTATATTTTTTGTATCCGGACGTTCTAAGAGTCCAATTCCCCGGGTTGTTGGAATTCCAACAACCCGGGCATTCGTCTTTTAGAAGGATTTTTTTCGTCCCGGCTATAACGAAGATTCTAATTCCATTAGAAAGTCGTAAAGATATTTATAGTCCGCTTCAAAACTAAAGGCTATCGATCCATTTCCAAGCCGCAGGCTTCAAGAGCCTCGACACTTTGGGGACAGGCTCTTATGATTTTGATCGTATCTTATAAATTTGGACGTTTAAGGAAAGGGCAGATCGCCCTTTTTGTACTAAGTCCATCCGGATCTGCGTAGGATTTCTTCGCAAACTTCTTCCGTGCTGCGGTCATCTAAGGCAATCTGGATATCCGAATGAGCTCTATATTGTGGTAGTCTGGATTCTAAAATCGTTTTATAAGATAGAACGGAACTTAAAGGAGGACGGGTAGGATCGTTCTGGATTTTCTCCACTAAGTATTCGGATTTTCGGGATAGAGAGATCACAAATGCGGTTTCTTTTAGAAGATTGGTCTTTCTTTCGCTTACAATCTCTTTGCCGGAATCGTCTTGGTCGAATAAGATCCCACCTCCACAATCCAAGATCAGATTTTGCGATCCTGATACTTGTTTTAGGATCTGGAATTCTAGGTCACGGAAAGGTTTCCAATTTCCGGAATGTGATTTTACGAAATCCGGAATGGATACACCGCCTGTTAGGTAAACAGCTATCATGTCTGTGGAGATGACCGGTTTGCCTGTGAGTTTGGAAAGTTTACGGGAGATTTTGGATTTTCCGACACCTCTAGGGCCGATCAGGGCGATGTTTTTCAAACCGAGATCAACTCTTCGATATGTTTTGCCATCTCCGGTAAAAGAGTGTAGTACATTTGCAGATCTCCCTCTGTAACACCTACGACTTGTAAGGCTTTAGAAGAGAGTGGAATTTTCAAACCGCCTATGTCAATTCCCATTCCACCTAGGATCACGATACAATTCGCGATATGTATAATGGAAACTAGTTCAGGGAACTGTGTCGCCTTTTCAGGTTCAGTATAATATCTAGCTACTTCTATCAATTCCTGAGGG
It encodes the following:
- a CDS encoding trimeric intracellular cation channel family protein translates to MDLFYFFNLAGVTVFAVSGALAAAEKKTYHADAFSVFFTGFITAIGGGTLRDITLGNYPVSWVSDSNVLWAIFAGFAITFVFPKFLIRMKTGIFFFDTVGIGIYTVIGTRISLLSGVNPFAAAILGMISAVFGGVIRDTLINEVPMIFRKEIYATACLAGAILYIVLDRYEVNGSLNTTVSALLVILIRMIAVRFNLSLPKFRLPD
- a CDS encoding alanine racemase, which codes for MYRKGSNQGLLWIFAVILLLIVFIKPKDNGAAYTSYFKDLNTELKENGPGKPIVLLDLDRLDSNLKLLKEKIKPPLSYRIVVKSLPSIDLLKYIVNATGSKRLMVFHSGDIIMLLNDPEFQKFDILLGKPMPIAALAEIYSKTKKEHFQNVQWLVDTSYRVEQYLDFAKKKDLNLKLSLEIDIGLHRGGFAKPEDSFAALELLQKNPKNVELSGYMGYEPHVASVPVIFENKTSAMEKSLKNSLEIYSDFIKLGKEKFPALYRKELVFNGGGSKTYRFYQKNPGVVNDVSLGSALVKPTDFDVESLEEHSPAVYIATPVLKKLEGTKIPFLESLSFLFPIWNPNQEVTYFIYGGAFSAKKESPKGLEDNSLFGSSTNQSILTGSRATSLDPDDHVFFRPTQSEKVMAEMGEIHLLRSGKLIGTWKTFIN
- a CDS encoding MFS transporter, whose amino-acid sequence is MKNQTLSHSRMAGYASAEVGITAVETMAQIYLLDFYVSTVGLKPSLFGLAMLITILWDAISDPIMGYISDRTGFVNGRRRPYILVGGFLLGLGATFLFTPPELETQGLKFLYLVIVYFFTNTFMTMIAVPHISLGGEMSFTPGERNQIFGWRLFFANLGLLSGLLLPAIWVAYGKNGFSSRSYSSATIWVLLCFVSYLSYFFTKGRDFPYQRTVTHKISIAENIRSFFRSAVFILKNRYFLPLLLAFIVATAARTLNSSLGLLYYKERLLLEDSQVVIRILLPFVFFLTISIPLWVYLAKKFGKKRPAFWGSFFLGILTIVLYPILPQGSYEAPLIAAFFGGLFAGSILLFDSLVADVVDYDELLTGEKREGAYFGFWKMATKVIRALGFAFLGFLLEAIGYQAGAQTQNAELGWRITVLFGPVVGGLFVLASLIFTKMGLTSEVHAKIQELLSRKKNIQKRRSSGVPAG
- a CDS encoding tyrosine-type recombinase/integrase, whose amino-acid sequence is MIETEVPKKNKSSFEKLVKVIRQRNYKKATEYTYLRYNLDFLLFADKPAEKVVTKDIEKYIEYLRKKKVSSSTIQINISSLKMFFEEVLDMNVFEDFRRPAREYKTPKVLNQKEITLLLETASESPRSHLLCALAYFGGLRVGEIIRLKWGQFDLSKKTIKVDSPIPTQNRTVVMDGELQKILKKFEKEVGTEKSSYLFPGKYQGTHLTSRNVERLVGDLAKSAGIKNQVTLFTLRHSRAIHQLAEGKSLEDIREFLGHKSLATTESYLPIRKNLRPQVRQKHIQDALKEIKKKYRY
- a CDS encoding shikimate kinase, with protein sequence MKNIALIGPRGVGKSKISRKLSKLTGKPVISTDMIAVYLTGGVSIPDFVKSHSGNWKPFRDLEFQILKQVSGSQNLILDCGGGILFDQDDSGKEIVSERKTNLLKETAFVISLSRKSEYLVEKIQNDPTRPPLSSVLSYKTILESRLPQYRAHSDIQIALDDRSTEEVCEEILRRSGWT